Genomic DNA from Oscillatoria salina IIICB1:
TTGTTTGCCAACGACTCGAACCAACTGCATAAGAACCCGAACGCAAGTCTCCTGGTAAGGAAGCTAAAGAGTCGCGAGAAATAGTAGTAAAAATTGGCAAAATCATAATTGACAAAATCACTCCGGCGGGTAGCATTCCCGGACCTCTGTAGGGTGTAGAAAATAAAGGTATCCAAGCGAAATTATTATGAAGAAATGAGCCAATTGGTTTGAGAAAGGGAATTAAAACGTAAATGCCCCATAAACCGTAAACAACACTAGGAATTGCGGCTAATAATTCGACCATAAAGACAAATACGGTACGAATCGATTTAGGTAAAAAATTCTCGCTGAGGACGATCGCGATCGCTAAACCAATCGGAAAGGCGATTAAAAGTGCAATTAACGAACTGACAATGGTTCCGTAGATCGTCGGTAGCACTCCGTAGTTGTCTTCTACGGGATTCCAAGCGCTGGTAGACAAAAATGACCAACCAAACTCGCGGATGGCGGGAAATGCCTGAATTCCTACTTCTACAGCGATCCAAAGTAAAATAGCGGCGATCGCAAAGGCAAAAATGAGTGTTAGCCAAAAAAAGCCTTTGTCAATGGATTTTTCCGATCCCGAACGATGTTTGTTTTCGGTTTGGGTGTTATTGGTTGCTGTCGTCATGGTAGTTTAATTATTTAATTGTTTCCGATTCGCAATTATCATAAAATTAGATAGATTTCCGGATATGTTAGCAATCAACTGGTAACAATAGCTATTTTCAACTTCTTAACTAACATCTAGCTTTTTGTTAATTTTGGTCGTTGCCACAAGCTCTCTCCAAAAATTTAAATCTGTTTGCCAACTACTGTTTATCTCTTAAGAAGTATTTCTGCGAATTTTTTTGATTTTTTTCTCTTACTTAAGAACGATATTTATTTACTTAAACTAAACTTAATTTTTTGTTTAATTTTAATTAACCTAAAATCGTAAAAACTTGAATTGGAAAGTAGAAAAAATATTAAATATTCTTGACAATTGAGAACAAGACAATGACGAAAAGCGAACTAAAAACCAAACTACCAGATCCGCTTCAGCCCCTAGCAGAAATTGCCTTTAATTTTTGGTGGAGTTGGTCGCCAGAGCGACTGTCAATTTTTCACAGCATCAATAGCGATCGCTGGGAAGAATACAACTATAACCCAGTGAAATTGCTAGGATCGATTTCTGAAAAAAGACTAGCTCAACTAGCTACCGATCCTGATTACATTCAGCGAGTTAACAAGCTTGCAAGCGAATTTCAGCAATATTTAGCAGCAAAAGATACTTGGGCAAGTCGGGAAGCACCGCAGTTTAGTCACGAAAAGCCAATTGCTTATTTTTCAATTGAATACGGCTTTCATTCTTGCATTCCTCTTTATGCAGGAGGCTTAGGAATTCTGGCGGCGGATTACTTCAAATCTGCTTCAGATTTAGGCTTACCAGTAGTAGGAATTGGTTTGCTTTATCATCAAGGTTACTGTCAGCAACGCCTCAACAGCAAAGGTTGGCAAGAAGAAGATTATCCCGAAACTAAATTTGCAGAATTACCCCTCGAATTGTGCCAAGACGAAAATAATCAAACCCTGACAATTCAACTGGAAATTGACGATCGCCAAGTAAATTTGCAAATTTGGCAACTGTGCGTGGGACGTTTATCAGTTTACTTGTTAGATAGCAACCGAGACGATAACGAAACTCGCGATCGCGGCTTAACTGCTCGTCTTTATGGTGGCAACCAAGACACTCGCCTTGCTCAAGAATTTTTGTTGGGTATTGGCGGAGTTAAAGCTTTGGAAAAATTGGCAATTAAACCCCAAATTTACCACCTTAATGAAGGTCATGCTGCTTTTGCTATGCTTGAAGTTGCTCGTCAGGAAAGCGAACGCACAGGTAAAAGTTTTGCTGAACTAAAAGAGGTAATAAAAAATCGAGGTATTTTTACTACTCATACGCCAGTTCCCGCAGGTCACGATACTTTTTCTCGCGAACAGATCGAACATTATTTTTATCACTATTGGTTAGAATTAGGACTAAATAAAGAGGAATTTTTTGCTCTCGGAAGCAGAAAACCTGGAGATCCGTTTGAGCCATTTAATATGACCGTGCTAGCCTTAAGAGCGACTAAAGCAGCCAACGGAGTTAGTAAACTTAATGGCGCAGTTTGTCGGCGAATGTGGTCGGATTTATATCCCGATCGCCAGAGCGAAAATGTTCCCATTGGTTACATTACTAACGGCGTTCACCATCGCACTTGGACTGCTCCTTTAATAGCTGATTTATACAAGCAATATTTAGGTGAAGATTGGGCAGATCGGGTGACTGATGAGCAAATGTGGGCAAAGATTAATAAAATTCCTAATTCAGAAATTTGGTGGCGTCATCAACGGTTAAAAGAAAGATTAATTGCTTACATTCGCCTTCAAGTTCAGCAAGCAAGAATTAGACGAGGTGAGTCGGAAGATTTAATTACCGCCGCCGCTAATATTTTCGATTCCAATGCTTTAACAATTGGTTTTGCTCGTCGTTTTAGTACCTACAAACGAGGAGATTTAATTATTCGGGACTTAGAACGAGTAAAACACATTTTTACTAACCAAGAAAGACCAGTACAAATAGTTTTTGCGGGGAAAGCGCACCCGGCTGATGAAGAAAGTAAGCGGATTATGCAAAGATTATTTGCTTGGAGTCGCCAACCAGAATTTGGCGATCGCGTGGTT
This window encodes:
- the pstC gene encoding phosphate ABC transporter permease subunit PstC; the protein is MTTATNNTQTENKHRSGSEKSIDKGFFWLTLIFAFAIAAILLWIAVEVGIQAFPAIREFGWSFLSTSAWNPVEDNYGVLPTIYGTIVSSLIALLIAFPIGLAIAIVLSENFLPKSIRTVFVFMVELLAAIPSVVYGLWGIYVLIPFLKPIGSFLHNNFAWIPLFSTPYRGPGMLPAGVILSIMILPIFTTISRDSLASLPGDLRSGSYAVGSSRWQTIFSVLIPAAFSGIIGGLMLALGRALGETMAVTLVIGNSNDLDFSLLAPANTIASLMANQFPESSGLQKDALMYAGLILFAITLLVNILAESIIRKVKKY
- the glgP gene encoding alpha-glucan family phosphorylase: MTKSELKTKLPDPLQPLAEIAFNFWWSWSPERLSIFHSINSDRWEEYNYNPVKLLGSISEKRLAQLATDPDYIQRVNKLASEFQQYLAAKDTWASREAPQFSHEKPIAYFSIEYGFHSCIPLYAGGLGILAADYFKSASDLGLPVVGIGLLYHQGYCQQRLNSKGWQEEDYPETKFAELPLELCQDENNQTLTIQLEIDDRQVNLQIWQLCVGRLSVYLLDSNRDDNETRDRGLTARLYGGNQDTRLAQEFLLGIGGVKALEKLAIKPQIYHLNEGHAAFAMLEVARQESERTGKSFAELKEVIKNRGIFTTHTPVPAGHDTFSREQIEHYFYHYWLELGLNKEEFFALGSRKPGDPFEPFNMTVLALRATKAANGVSKLNGAVCRRMWSDLYPDRQSENVPIGYITNGVHHRTWTAPLIADLYKQYLGEDWADRVTDEQMWAKINKIPNSEIWWRHQRLKERLIAYIRLQVQQARIRRGESEDLITAAANIFDSNALTIGFARRFSTYKRGDLIIRDLERVKHIFTNQERPVQIVFAGKAHPADEESKRIMQRLFAWSRQPEFGDRVVLLENYNINLAEKLIQGVDLWLNNPRRSQEASGTSGQKVAFNGGINCSILDGWWCEGYRSNSEDRGIDGWAIGDGCQAEVSQLETQQDAESLYHLLEEEIIPCYYDRDDDGLPQSWIEKMKASIKTIAPYFNSDRMVKEYVNQMYLPQPQVSQTQAEKELAFSN